A stretch of Paenibacillus mucilaginosus 3016 DNA encodes these proteins:
- the fcl gene encoding GDP-L-fucose synthase, whose amino-acid sequence MNKSSRIYVAGHRGLVGSAIVRRLQAEGYDNLVFRTSQELDLRDPGAVNAFFASEGIDYVFLAAAKVGGIVANNEYPATFIRDNLMIQTNVIDSAYQYGVKKLMFLGSTCIYPKFAPQPMKEDDLLTGILEPTNEPYAIAKIAGIKMCQSYNRQYGTSYISVMPTNLYGPNDNFDLKNSHVLPAMIRKFHEAKTEGKPVVELWGTGTPRREFLHADDLADACVYLMNTYNESDIVNIGVGEDISIRELAEKIQQIVGYTGDVVYDSSKPDGTPRKLVDVTKLNGLGWKANISLDEGLASTYEWFLQTQKHLRTLTNI is encoded by the coding sequence ATGAATAAGAGCTCTAGAATATATGTTGCCGGTCATCGCGGGCTTGTCGGCTCCGCCATCGTGAGAAGGCTGCAGGCCGAAGGCTACGACAACCTAGTATTCCGCACATCGCAGGAGCTTGATCTCCGCGATCCGGGTGCGGTGAATGCTTTCTTCGCATCGGAAGGAATCGACTACGTATTCCTGGCCGCGGCGAAAGTGGGCGGTATCGTGGCCAACAACGAATACCCGGCCACCTTTATCCGCGATAACCTGATGATCCAGACGAACGTCATCGATTCGGCCTATCAGTACGGCGTGAAGAAGCTGATGTTCCTCGGAAGCACCTGCATCTATCCGAAATTCGCTCCGCAGCCTATGAAGGAAGATGATCTGCTGACGGGCATTCTGGAACCGACGAACGAGCCTTATGCCATCGCAAAGATCGCCGGTATCAAGATGTGCCAAAGCTACAACCGGCAGTACGGCACGAGCTACATTTCCGTCATGCCGACGAACCTGTACGGTCCGAACGATAACTTTGACCTGAAGAATTCCCACGTTCTTCCTGCCATGATCCGAAAGTTTCATGAGGCGAAGACGGAAGGGAAACCGGTTGTCGAGCTGTGGGGCACAGGCACCCCGCGCAGGGAGTTCCTGCATGCGGACGATCTCGCCGATGCATGTGTCTATCTCATGAATACGTACAATGAAAGCGATATTGTGAATATCGGTGTGGGAGAAGACATCTCCATCCGCGAGCTGGCGGAGAAGATTCAACAGATTGTTGGGTACACAGGCGATGTCGTATACGACTCAAGCAAGCCGGACGGTACGCCGAGAAAACTGGTTGACGTAACGAAGCTTAACGGCTTGGGCTGGAAGGCGAACATCTCGCTGGACGAAGGCCTTGCATCGACATACGAATGGTTCCTGCAGACACAGAAGCACCTAAGAACACTCACGAACATATAG
- a CDS encoding CpsD/CapB family tyrosine-protein kinase, translating to MPQRSSKNNVIITEANPQSPISESYRTLRTNIDFSLVDNDNKVIMVTSTQQAEGKTTTAVNMAVAYAQTEKKVLIVDADMRRPNVHNMFRRPNRVGLSNLLAGQYTVQELVTETHIPHLEMLSAGVIPHNPSELLSSERWVQFIEFAKNKYDVVIIDTPPALSLPDAQLVAGHSCGVVIVIDVGKVKREAVKKMKSNLEHAKGRILGVVLNNMNKKEAGTYAYQY from the coding sequence ATGCCACAGCGAAGCAGTAAGAACAACGTTATCATTACGGAAGCCAATCCCCAGTCTCCGATTAGCGAATCCTATCGTACGTTAAGAACCAACATCGACTTCTCCCTGGTGGACAATGACAACAAAGTGATCATGGTGACCTCCACCCAGCAGGCGGAAGGCAAGACGACAACAGCAGTGAATATGGCTGTGGCGTATGCCCAAACCGAGAAGAAAGTGCTGATCGTCGATGCAGACATGAGAAGACCCAATGTGCACAACATGTTCCGGCGTCCGAACCGGGTAGGTCTCTCGAACCTGCTGGCCGGCCAGTATACGGTCCAGGAGCTGGTAACCGAAACCCACATTCCTCATTTAGAAATGCTTTCCGCGGGCGTTATTCCCCACAATCCTTCCGAACTGCTCTCATCCGAAAGATGGGTCCAATTCATTGAATTCGCCAAGAACAAATATGACGTAGTCATCATTGATACGCCGCCGGCGCTCAGCCTCCCGGATGCTCAATTGGTAGCCGGACACAGCTGTGGTGTGGTCATCGTCATCGATGTCGGCAAAGTGAAACGCGAAGCCGTGAAGAAGATGAAAAGCAACCTCGAGCACGCCAAGGGCCGCATTCTCGGTGTAGTGCTCAACAATATGAACAAGAAGGAAGCCGGCACTTACGCCTACCAGTACTAA
- a CDS encoding lipopolysaccharide biosynthesis protein, with product MRSALKTLFGKAKQMGKTRDFKNLTYSSMEFIVNPLITILITPLLLKMLGAEFYGSWILMGSIIAILSVTNLGVSSSVVKFGSAYLETHDYVSFNRVLRFTMALCLLIGAGTTVLLYLLGPSLLVLFQNAAGETGEQIVAATRVLGAVVGVKIISSVFAAVCMAHHRYDVLNKTNMLVNVVTNLMSVVLVYFGFKLLGLVVLMLLMSIGAAGFQYMIGRRLSPELNYTPRWDREASRTVLGYGMYSWLQVISSVIYTQMDRVIISSFLGPAALGMYSVCMQLAAKLHEIPAAAGAFLFPKFSSLRESGNVEELKKVYIFANKIVILAVTSLSVPMLLYAESILTVWISPEFAAEASTLLRLLIVGVASGTVAIVAFYYLNGTEYVKLNTGINFGTSAATLLGSLILIPLLGIPGAAFSRMLGFPIGIGARVFIEFRLMGLKMKLLLGTLIPPVCLFLLSGMWVYWSGGPSAGSLISLLLQLAAAGTVVLILMGVLLFGVKILSLRIGRLRKREREEAV from the coding sequence ATGCGCAGCGCACTCAAAACCCTCTTCGGCAAGGCCAAGCAAATGGGCAAGACGCGGGACTTTAAGAACCTGACTTACAGTTCGATGGAGTTCATCGTCAACCCCCTCATTACGATATTGATCACTCCGCTGCTTTTGAAGATGCTGGGTGCCGAATTCTATGGAAGCTGGATTCTTATGGGATCCATCATAGCGATCCTCAGTGTCACGAATCTCGGAGTGAGCAGCTCGGTAGTCAAATTCGGTTCAGCCTATCTCGAGACCCATGATTATGTTTCGTTCAACCGTGTGCTGCGCTTTACGATGGCGCTGTGTCTGTTGATCGGGGCAGGTACCACCGTTCTTCTGTACCTGCTTGGTCCTAGTCTCCTGGTTCTCTTCCAGAACGCAGCAGGGGAGACCGGGGAACAGATCGTAGCGGCCACACGGGTGCTCGGTGCCGTCGTCGGAGTCAAGATCATCAGCAGCGTATTTGCTGCCGTATGTATGGCACATCATCGGTACGACGTACTGAATAAAACGAACATGCTCGTCAATGTGGTCACGAACCTGATGAGTGTGGTGCTGGTCTACTTCGGCTTCAAACTGCTCGGTCTTGTCGTTTTGATGCTACTGATGTCGATAGGTGCAGCGGGCTTTCAATATATGATCGGCCGCAGGCTGAGCCCCGAGCTCAACTATACGCCGCGTTGGGACCGGGAGGCTTCCAGGACGGTGCTGGGGTACGGCATGTACTCCTGGCTGCAGGTGATCAGCAGCGTCATCTACACGCAGATGGACCGGGTCATCATCAGCTCCTTTCTGGGGCCCGCGGCGCTTGGCATGTACTCCGTGTGCATGCAGCTTGCCGCTAAGCTGCATGAAATTCCGGCGGCGGCCGGCGCCTTCCTGTTCCCCAAGTTCAGTTCCCTTCGGGAGAGCGGCAATGTGGAAGAGCTCAAGAAGGTATATATCTTTGCCAACAAAATTGTCATTTTGGCGGTCACCTCTCTCAGCGTACCGATGCTTCTGTATGCTGAGAGTATTTTAACCGTGTGGATCTCGCCGGAATTTGCGGCCGAAGCTTCAACGCTTCTTCGTCTGCTTATTGTCGGTGTGGCTTCAGGTACAGTGGCGATTGTGGCATTCTATTATTTGAACGGTACCGAATATGTGAAATTAAACACAGGAATCAATTTCGGAACGAGTGCGGCCACGCTGCTCGGCAGCCTGATCCTGATTCCGCTGCTCGGCATTCCGGGCGCCGCTTTCTCCCGTATGCTCGGATTTCCGATCGGGATCGGTGCCAGGGTGTTTATCGAGTTCCGTCTGATGGGCCTGAAGATGAAGCTGCTGCTTGGCACGCTGATTCCTCCGGTTTGTTTATTTTTGCTGAGCGGAATGTGGGTTTACTGGTCAGGCGGGCCTTCCGCAGGATCGCTGATCTCCCTGCTGCTCCAGCTGGCGGCGGCGGGAACGGTCGTGCTGATTCTGATGGGTGTGCTTTTGTTCGGCGTGAAGATCTTGTCTCTTCGGATCGGGAGACTGCGTAAAAGGGAAAGGGAAGAGGCTGTGTGA
- a CDS encoding tyrosine-protein phosphatase has translation MIDIHSHILPALDDGARDMGQTLRMIKQAELQGVTTLIATPHHANGTFINESAVIRRTVDEVNRQLQERGMTVKVLPGQEVRWFGRLMKDLENGKLVTLADSRYLLLEFPSSYVPAAARQTISSLLAANYIPIIAHPERNRAIFQQPSLLYDLIREGALSQVTSHSITGLFGKKIQKFTMDLCRKHCAHFIASDAHHETGRCLNLPTAYEYIGEHLGADYVEGFISRASLVVQNLNIETVEPIRPARKWFGIF, from the coding sequence ATGATCGATATTCATAGTCATATACTCCCCGCTCTGGACGATGGGGCGCGGGATATGGGGCAGACACTGCGGATGATTAAGCAGGCTGAGCTCCAGGGGGTCACAACCCTCATAGCTACTCCTCATCATGCCAACGGAACCTTCATCAATGAATCGGCCGTAATCCGGCGCACAGTAGACGAAGTCAATCGGCAGCTGCAAGAACGTGGAATGACGGTCAAGGTGCTGCCGGGTCAGGAAGTACGCTGGTTCGGCAGATTAATGAAGGATCTGGAGAACGGCAAGCTGGTGACGCTCGCCGATTCCCGATATCTGTTGCTTGAGTTTCCCTCTTCGTACGTACCCGCTGCCGCAAGGCAGACCATATCTTCGCTTTTGGCTGCGAATTATATTCCTATAATTGCTCACCCGGAGCGCAATCGGGCCATCTTCCAACAACCTTCACTGCTGTACGATTTGATTCGAGAAGGGGCGTTGTCCCAGGTTACTTCTCACTCGATTACCGGTTTATTCGGAAAGAAGATTCAGAAGTTCACTATGGATTTGTGTCGCAAACATTGTGCCCACTTTATTGCTTCCGATGCTCATCATGAAACGGGACGATGCCTTAATTTGCCTACGGCTTACGAATATATAGGCGAGCACCTCGGGGCGGACTACGTAGAAGGATTTATCAGCAGAGCATCTCTTGTCGTGCAAAACCTGAATATAGAGACGGTTGAACCCATTCGACCGGCGAGAAAATGGTTTGGCATTTTTTGA
- a CDS encoding glycosyltransferase family 4 protein, translating to MKPKVMFMTNIPSPYRVDFFNELGKHCDLTVWFQAKNEANREWKVDGIGRHFQYKFLPGRTFGLDKHLNFSVWKELQRSRFDVHIMGCYSSPTEMMAIQWLRMRRIPYILNSDGGFPAPEESRFKRNLKKGLISSASFWLSSGKNCTEYLTYYGAKADQIHEYPLSSVHYTPEQLRPLSPERHAELKRRHNLKETVFLSVGQFIERKGLDLLLRSFRELNAPDASLLLIGGGPQEEEYRAYLKENQVENVVILPFLQKEELIEYYKVSDAFVLPTRYDVWALVLNEAIMFGLPLISTMMAGASHDLIEEGRNGYMIPVDDQQRLTSALRGILESPERRARFGERSLEIAARYSMDHMVDAHLKALERFLGRHKSEAI from the coding sequence GTGAAACCAAAAGTGATGTTCATGACCAACATACCAAGTCCTTACCGGGTGGATTTCTTCAATGAACTCGGCAAGCATTGCGACTTGACCGTGTGGTTCCAGGCGAAGAACGAAGCGAACCGGGAGTGGAAGGTGGATGGAATCGGCCGCCACTTCCAGTACAAATTCCTTCCCGGCCGGACGTTCGGTCTCGACAAACACTTGAACTTTTCCGTGTGGAAAGAGCTGCAGCGCAGTCGCTTCGACGTACATATCATGGGGTGCTACAGCTCACCTACGGAGATGATGGCCATTCAATGGCTGCGCATGAGGCGGATCCCGTACATCCTGAACTCCGATGGCGGATTTCCGGCGCCGGAAGAGTCGCGGTTCAAACGCAATCTGAAGAAAGGACTGATCTCCAGCGCTTCCTTCTGGCTGTCGTCCGGGAAGAACTGCACTGAGTATTTGACCTACTACGGAGCCAAAGCGGATCAGATCCATGAATATCCGCTGAGCTCGGTGCACTATACTCCCGAGCAGCTCCGGCCCTTGAGTCCGGAGCGGCATGCCGAATTGAAGCGCAGGCATAACCTGAAGGAGACCGTCTTTCTTTCGGTAGGTCAGTTCATCGAGCGCAAGGGGCTGGACCTGCTGCTCCGTTCCTTCCGGGAGCTGAACGCTCCAGATGCGAGCCTTCTGCTTATTGGCGGCGGGCCGCAGGAAGAGGAGTACAGGGCTTACCTGAAGGAGAATCAGGTAGAGAACGTCGTCATTCTGCCTTTCCTCCAGAAGGAGGAGCTCATCGAGTACTACAAGGTATCCGACGCTTTCGTGCTTCCTACACGCTATGATGTATGGGCCCTGGTGCTCAATGAAGCGATCATGTTCGGCCTGCCGCTGATCTCCACCATGATGGCCGGCGCTTCACATGATCTGATCGAAGAGGGCCGGAACGGATACATGATTCCGGTGGATGACCAGCAGCGGCTTACTTCCGCGCTGCGCGGCATTCTGGAGTCGCCGGAACGCAGAGCACGGTTCGGGGAACGAAGCTTGGAGATTGCCGCCCGGTATTCGATGGACCATATGGTGGACGCCCATCTCAAAGCCTTGGAACGGTTTCTCGGCAGGCACAAAAGTGAGGCTATATGA
- a CDS encoding YveK family protein, whose amino-acid sequence MEVKHYLQILRRYIWLILGVTLITSLCTALVSVQYLPRVYQASVKLLINSEGKGNGVDISSINTNLKLIKTYSEILRTSAVLEKVAAAYPEFMLTPEQMAEMLEVKQSSDSQVMTLVIRDTDYRRAAETVNAISYTFQKEIENVMKVSNITTLGVANPEKPARPILPNTQLNVLVSVLVTLLLGVGYAFLHHMLQDTVKNEKDVEELLGLSVLAAIPTVKSKDIALQLSPSGRKVGEIPYATAKQ is encoded by the coding sequence ATGGAAGTCAAACACTACTTGCAAATACTTCGGAGATACATATGGTTGATACTGGGAGTTACGTTGATCACCAGTTTGTGTACGGCGCTGGTGAGCGTTCAGTATTTACCGCGGGTCTACCAGGCTTCAGTGAAGCTGCTGATCAACAGCGAAGGCAAGGGCAATGGGGTCGACATCAGTTCGATCAACACCAACCTGAAGCTGATCAAGACCTATTCGGAAATCCTGCGGACGTCGGCTGTCCTGGAGAAGGTGGCGGCGGCATATCCGGAGTTTATGCTCACACCTGAGCAGATGGCCGAGATGCTCGAGGTCAAGCAATCCTCGGACTCCCAGGTCATGACACTGGTGATCCGGGATACGGATTACAGAAGAGCTGCTGAAACGGTGAATGCCATATCATACACGTTCCAGAAAGAAATAGAGAATGTCATGAAAGTCAGCAACATCACAACCTTGGGAGTGGCGAATCCCGAGAAGCCCGCCCGGCCGATTCTCCCCAATACGCAGCTTAATGTTCTAGTCAGTGTCCTTGTCACACTCCTGCTCGGCGTCGGTTATGCTTTTCTTCACCACATGCTTCAGGACACCGTCAAGAACGAGAAAGATGTGGAAGAGCTGCTGGGGCTGTCGGTACTGGCCGCCATCCCCACTGTCAAATCAAAAGATATCGCCCTGCAATTATCCCCAAGCGGTCGAAAGGTAGGAGAGATCCCTTATGCCACAGCGAAGCAGTAA
- the galU gene encoding UTP--glucose-1-phosphate uridylyltransferase GalU, whose product MKKVRKAIIPAAGLGTRFLPATKAMPKEMLPIIDKPTIQYIVEEAVESGIEDIIIVTGKGKRAIEDHFDHVHELEHNLNEKGKLELLEEVRRSSKVELHFIRQKEPKGLGHAVWTARKFIGNEPFAVLLGDDIVSAEKPCLRQLIEQYEQTGSSVIGVQKVSDEETNRYGIIDPGQNQDRLYEVRKFVEKPALGTAPSNLAIMGRYILTPEIFDILSLQELGAGGEIQLTDAIQKLNELQRVYAYNFEGTRHDVGEKLGFILTTLQFAMKSKELRQPVLNAIKETLANHKLIDVIG is encoded by the coding sequence ATGAAAAAAGTAAGAAAAGCAATTATTCCCGCAGCAGGACTTGGAACAAGGTTTTTGCCCGCTACGAAGGCGATGCCCAAAGAGATGCTTCCCATCATAGACAAGCCTACCATCCAGTATATTGTGGAAGAAGCCGTAGAGTCCGGAATTGAAGATATCATTATCGTGACAGGCAAAGGCAAACGGGCCATTGAGGATCATTTCGACCATGTTCACGAGCTTGAGCATAATCTGAACGAAAAAGGCAAGCTGGAGCTTCTCGAGGAAGTACGCCGTTCTTCGAAGGTGGAGCTGCACTTCATCCGTCAGAAAGAACCGAAGGGTCTTGGACATGCCGTATGGACCGCACGCAAGTTCATCGGGAACGAGCCGTTCGCCGTACTTCTCGGAGACGATATCGTCTCGGCCGAGAAGCCTTGCCTGAGACAGCTGATCGAACAATATGAGCAAACCGGCTCCTCGGTGATCGGTGTACAGAAAGTATCCGATGAGGAGACCAACCGTTACGGCATCATCGATCCGGGTCAGAACCAGGATCGTCTCTACGAAGTGCGTAAATTCGTGGAAAAGCCGGCTCTGGGCACAGCGCCTTCCAACCTCGCGATCATGGGCCGCTACATCCTGACGCCGGAAATTTTCGACATTCTGTCCCTGCAGGAGCTGGGTGCCGGTGGAGAGATTCAGCTGACCGATGCTATCCAGAAGCTCAACGAGCTGCAGCGGGTGTACGCCTACAATTTCGAAGGCACACGCCATGATGTGGGCGAGAAGCTGGGCTTTATCCTGACGACGCTGCAATTCGCGATGAAGTCGAAGGAGCTTCGCCAGCCGGTCTTGAACGCGATCAAGGAAACCTTGGCCAACCACAAGCTGATTGATGTGATTGGCTAA
- the gmd gene encoding GDP-mannose 4,6-dehydratase produces MKSALITGVTGQDGSYLAEFLLEKGYKVYGLRRRTSTPNYENVQAIKDQIEWISGDLTDLPSLIEAVRIADPDEVYNLAAQSYVAASWPQPILTGNITALSVTNMLEAVRIVKPTARFYQASSSEMFGKVLEVPQKETTPFYPRSPYGVAKVYGHWITVNYRESFDMFACSGILFNHESPRRGLEFVTRKITDGVARIKLGLQNELRLGNLDALRDWGFAGDYIKAMWLMLQQDTPEDFVISTEETHSVREFLEVAFSYVGLNYEDYVVLDPKFVRPAEVDLLIGDCTKAKEKLGWKQEVNFTQLVHMMVDEDIKRVQAEARYANAMALS; encoded by the coding sequence ATGAAATCAGCACTTATTACTGGGGTTACCGGTCAAGACGGATCATATCTGGCGGAGTTTTTGCTCGAGAAAGGCTATAAGGTATACGGCCTGCGCCGCAGAACAAGCACACCGAACTATGAAAACGTGCAGGCAATTAAAGATCAGATCGAATGGATCTCCGGCGACCTGACGGATCTTCCTTCCCTGATCGAAGCCGTTCGCATCGCTGATCCGGATGAGGTATACAACCTGGCTGCCCAATCCTACGTGGCGGCATCGTGGCCCCAGCCGATCCTGACAGGCAACATCACGGCACTCAGCGTGACGAACATGCTGGAAGCCGTAAGGATCGTGAAGCCGACAGCTCGCTTCTATCAGGCTTCGAGCAGTGAGATGTTCGGTAAAGTGCTGGAAGTTCCGCAGAAGGAAACGACACCGTTCTACCCGCGCAGCCCTTACGGCGTTGCGAAAGTATATGGACACTGGATTACGGTCAACTATCGTGAGAGCTTCGATATGTTCGCCTGCTCCGGCATTCTGTTCAACCACGAATCCCCGCGCCGCGGCCTGGAGTTCGTAACGCGCAAAATTACCGATGGTGTGGCTCGCATCAAACTGGGTCTTCAGAACGAGCTTCGTCTCGGCAACCTGGATGCACTCCGCGACTGGGGCTTTGCAGGCGACTATATCAAAGCGATGTGGCTGATGCTGCAGCAGGACACACCGGAAGATTTCGTCATCTCCACGGAAGAAACACATTCCGTACGCGAATTCCTTGAAGTTGCATTCTCTTATGTTGGTCTGAACTATGAAGATTATGTAGTTCTTGATCCGAAGTTCGTCCGTCCGGCCGAAGTGGATCTTCTGATCGGCGACTGCACGAAGGCGAAGGAGAAGCTTGGCTGGAAGCAGGAAGTGAACTTCACGCAGCTCGTGCACATGATGGTTGACGAAGACATCAAGCGCGTTCAGGCAGAGGCACGCTACGCCAATGCAATGGCATTGAGCTAA